A portion of the Longimicrobium terrae genome contains these proteins:
- a CDS encoding LeuA family protein: MQETELIYDWNTLDGSFDYSTRRGVQLNDETLRDGLQSPSVTDPAIGDKIRLLHLMADLGIAAADIGLPGAGPRAVRDVEALAREIVESKLAIEPNCAARTVRADVQPIIDVSQRVGIAIEAATFIGSSPIRQYAEDWTLDRMLRATEDSVTFAVQNNLPVMYVTEDTTRANPEVVKALYTTAINCGARRICVCDTVGHATPHGVRQLIRFVKREIVDPSGEDVKIDWHGHRDRGLAVPNCLAAIEEGAHRIHGTALGIGERCGNAEMDLLLVNLKLLGLHDWDLSRLNEYVELASEACRVDLAYNWPVFGPDAFRTGTGVHAAAIIKAEAKGDAWLADRIYSGVPAGWFGLSQVIEISPMSGISNVRHWLASHGYGADEGLCSHVFEAAKTGDHTFSNDEVHALCRQYRPAGAPVAGAV; this comes from the coding sequence ATGCAGGAGACCGAGCTGATCTACGACTGGAACACCCTCGACGGCTCCTTCGACTACAGCACCCGCCGCGGCGTGCAGCTGAACGACGAGACGCTGCGCGACGGGCTTCAGTCACCTTCCGTTACGGATCCCGCCATCGGCGACAAGATCCGGCTCCTCCACCTGATGGCGGACCTGGGCATCGCCGCCGCTGACATCGGCCTGCCCGGCGCCGGCCCCCGCGCCGTGCGCGACGTGGAGGCGCTGGCGCGCGAGATCGTCGAGTCCAAGCTCGCCATCGAGCCCAACTGCGCCGCGCGCACAGTGCGCGCCGACGTGCAGCCCATCATCGACGTTTCGCAGCGGGTGGGCATCGCCATCGAAGCGGCGACGTTCATCGGCTCGTCGCCCATCCGGCAGTACGCGGAAGACTGGACGCTGGACCGTATGCTTCGCGCCACCGAAGACTCGGTCACCTTCGCGGTTCAGAACAACCTTCCCGTCATGTACGTGACGGAAGACACCACGCGCGCCAACCCCGAAGTCGTCAAGGCGCTGTACACCACGGCCATCAACTGCGGCGCGCGGCGCATCTGCGTCTGCGACACCGTGGGCCACGCCACGCCGCACGGGGTCCGGCAGCTGATCCGCTTCGTCAAGCGCGAAATCGTGGATCCCAGCGGCGAGGACGTAAAGATCGACTGGCACGGGCACCGCGACCGCGGGCTGGCCGTGCCCAACTGCCTGGCCGCCATCGAAGAAGGCGCGCACCGCATCCACGGCACCGCGCTGGGCATCGGCGAGCGCTGCGGCAACGCCGAGATGGACCTGCTCCTGGTCAACCTGAAGCTGCTGGGGCTGCACGACTGGGATCTTTCCCGCCTCAACGAGTACGTGGAACTGGCGTCCGAGGCGTGCCGGGTGGACCTGGCGTACAACTGGCCAGTGTTCGGCCCCGACGCCTTCCGCACGGGGACGGGCGTGCACGCCGCGGCCATCATCAAGGCCGAGGCCAAGGGCGACGCGTGGCTGGCGGACCGCATCTACTCCGGCGTGCCGGCGGGGTGGTTCGGGCTCAGCCAGGTGATCGAGATTTCGCCGATGAGCGGCATCAGCAACGTGCGCCACTGGCTGGCCTCGCACGGCTACGGGGCGGACGAGGGGCTGTGCAGCCACGTGTTCGAGGCCGCCAAGACCGGCGACCACACCTTCTCCAACGATGAGGTGCACGCCCTCTGCCGCCAGTACCGGCCGGCCGGCGCGCCCGTCGCCGGAGCCGTCTGA
- a CDS encoding M20/M25/M40 family metallo-hydrolase → MRTAIHMRDADTFREQLELVAIPAPPFGEAERGASVAERFRVMGLANVRVDEEGNVLGTWSPPGASGPPVVVAAHLDTVFPAGTDVEPRRAGPRVHAPGITDNSRGLAGMLAIARVLAAEPVRARRPVLFAATVGEEGIGDLRGVKHLFRKDGGLRDAAAFIALDGSGMRRIVHRAIGSRRLRVEVDGPGGHSWSDRGAANPIVAVGAAAAEIRTLALPNPARSALTVARMAGGSSVNSIPESAWMEIDMRSEESAGLQHMEQGVRDILARAVHEENGARRAGTGPLRLRVQVIGDRPSGETSGRDPLVRAAAAVTASLGATAELVGSSTDANVPMALGIPSIAMGVGGDSGGIHTLDEWYSNEGGALGVERGLLVVLAAAGV, encoded by the coding sequence GTGCGCACGGCGATCCACATGCGGGACGCGGACACCTTTCGCGAGCAGCTGGAACTGGTGGCCATTCCCGCCCCGCCGTTCGGCGAGGCGGAGCGCGGCGCGTCGGTGGCGGAGCGCTTTCGCGTGATGGGGCTGGCGAACGTGCGCGTGGACGAGGAAGGCAACGTGCTGGGCACGTGGTCTCCGCCCGGCGCGTCCGGGCCGCCGGTGGTGGTGGCCGCGCATCTGGACACCGTCTTTCCCGCGGGGACGGACGTGGAGCCGCGGCGGGCGGGGCCGCGGGTGCACGCCCCGGGAATCACCGACAACAGCCGCGGCCTGGCGGGAATGCTGGCCATCGCGCGGGTGCTGGCGGCCGAGCCGGTGCGGGCCCGCCGGCCGGTGCTGTTCGCGGCGACGGTGGGCGAGGAGGGGATCGGCGACCTGCGCGGGGTGAAGCACCTGTTCCGCAAGGACGGCGGGCTGCGCGACGCGGCGGCGTTCATCGCGCTGGACGGATCAGGAATGCGGCGCATCGTGCATCGCGCCATCGGGTCGCGGCGGCTGCGGGTGGAGGTGGACGGGCCCGGCGGCCACTCGTGGAGCGACCGGGGCGCGGCCAACCCCATCGTGGCGGTGGGCGCGGCGGCGGCGGAAATCCGCACGCTCGCCCTGCCGAACCCCGCGCGGTCCGCGCTGACGGTGGCGCGCATGGCGGGCGGCAGCAGCGTGAACTCCATTCCGGAATCGGCGTGGATGGAGATCGACATGCGCAGCGAGGAATCCGCCGGGCTGCAGCACATGGAGCAGGGCGTGCGCGACATCCTGGCCCGCGCCGTCCACGAGGAGAACGGCGCGCGGCGCGCCGGGACGGGCCCGCTGCGGCTCCGCGTCCAGGTGATCGGCGACCGGCCGTCGGGCGAGACGTCGGGGCGCGATCCGCTGGTGCGCGCGGCCGCCGCGGTCACGGCATCGCTCGGCGCCACGGCGGAACTGGTGGGATCGTCCACCGACGCCAACGTGCCGATGGCGCTGGGGATTCCGTCGATCGCCATGGGAGTGGGCGGTGATTCCGGCGGCATTCACACGCTGGACGAGTGGTACAGCAACGAGGGCGGCGCGCTGGGCGTGGAGCGCGGGCTGCTGGTGGTGCTCGCCGCGGCGGGCGTGTAG